A region of Bacteroidales bacterium DNA encodes the following proteins:
- the rsfS gene encoding ribosome silencing factor, producing the protein MRKHTEPVSAEKLAETVIFGILEKKGLEITKIDFSEMPNSISEYFIICHGSSSSQVDAIADSVVEQAFKQLGEKPAFTEGRENKEWILIDFVDVVVHIFQEPIRRFYNIEGLWADAKIETISITQ; encoded by the coding sequence ATGAGAAAACATACAGAACCCGTTTCCGCCGAAAAACTTGCTGAGACTGTTATTTTTGGAATACTTGAAAAAAAAGGTTTAGAAATAACTAAAATTGACTTTTCAGAAATGCCCAATTCTATAAGTGAGTATTTTATTATTTGTCACGGTAGTTCTTCTTCGCAGGTAGATGCAATAGCTGATAGTGTTGTAGAACAGGCTTTTAAGCAGCTTGGCGAAAAACCGGCTTTTACCGAGGGTAGAGAAAATAAAGAATGGATTTTGATTGATTTTGTTGATGTAGTAGTGCATATTTTTCAGGAACCTATACGTAGATTCTACAATATTGAAGGGCTGTGGGCTGATGCTAAAATAGAAACTATCAGTATTACACAGTAA
- a CDS encoding LUD domain-containing protein, with product MDETTSREKVLKSIRNSILGKTPNPYANVDFESKIYGELDESLALNFAQEFTNLGGKFIYCEDEEDLKIVLKNFFSGEDVQPLFCSEAHLKTLLSNLEVPFIDKAEDFKTLYSAFTSCEFLIARFGSVMVSSGLSSGRRLNFFPEKHLIVAYASQLVPETKDALVSMREKYDGNLPSMITQISGASRTADIEKTLVMGMHGPKEIYVFFVDDIVE from the coding sequence ATGGACGAAACAACTTCACGCGAAAAGGTATTAAAAAGCATTAGAAATTCCATTTTGGGAAAGACTCCAAACCCGTATGCTAACGTTGATTTTGAATCAAAAATCTATGGTGAACTTGATGAATCTTTAGCTTTAAATTTTGCACAAGAATTTACTAATTTGGGAGGTAAGTTTATTTATTGTGAAGATGAGGAGGATTTAAAAATAGTCTTGAAAAATTTCTTTTCCGGTGAAGATGTCCAGCCTTTGTTTTGTAGCGAAGCGCACTTAAAAACATTACTTAGTAACTTAGAAGTTCCTTTTATCGATAAAGCAGAAGATTTTAAGACATTATATAGTGCTTTTACTTCTTGCGAATTTCTTATTGCACGTTTTGGCTCCGTTATGGTTTCTTCCGGTCTTTCATCAGGCAGAAGGCTTAATTTCTTTCCCGAAAAACATTTGATAGTTGCATATGCCTCGCAATTAGTTCCTGAAACTAAAGATGCTTTGGTTAGTATGCGCGAAAAATACGATGGAAACCTGCCAAGTATGATTACTCAAATTAGTGGAGCTAGTCGTACAGCTGATATTGAAAAAACATTAGTGATGGGTATGCATGGACCAAAAGAAATTTATGTTTTCTTTGTTGACGATATCGTTGAATAA
- the ftsH gene encoding ATP-dependent zinc metalloprotease FtsH, producing MAEQENKTPKMDKKKSTLGSNPLKSKGKFNFYWIYGILAVIFIGLQFIGGNDTSKETNWGELRNMLQNEAVEKLSLVNKEIAEIYIKKDKLHEYTDKDSNNSTSTNFAGSSPDFYYQIGSVETFEQRVQEAQKNVSNPVYITNETRQDWGKDIFGWVFPIILLVGVWFFIMRMMSKGGAGGGQIFNIGKSKAQLFDKESAVNVNFNDVAGLEEAKVEVMEIVDFLKSPKKYTDLGGKIPKGALLVGPPGTGKTLLAKAVAGEAKVPFFSLSGSDFVEMFVGVGASRVRDLFKQAKEKAPCIIFIDEIDAIGRARGKNAMTGGNDERENTLNQLLTEMDGFGSNAGVIILAATNRADVLDKALLRAGRFDRQILVELPDLIERKAIFEVHMKPLTVGKNVDPNLLSRQTPGFSGADIANVCNEAALIAARKEKKEVGKQDFYDAIDRIIGGLEKRNKIISKQEKEVIAYHESGHASVSWLLEHAHPLVKVTIVPRGKALGAAWYLPEERQITTFEQMFDEMIATLGGRAAEQVIFNKVSTGALNDLEKVTRQAFNMVAYFGFNEKIGNISYYDSTGQQEYQFNKPFSEKTAETIDSEVKKLSEKAYAEAIRILEDNKEGLHKLAKVLIEKEVIFREDLVDVFGERPWDEGKEHFSLQEDNNEQEETPKEKIELEAPKEKTEKPKEDSSSEAASE from the coding sequence ATGGCAGAACAAGAAAATAAAACTCCAAAAATGGATAAGAAAAAATCCACATTAGGCTCAAATCCTCTTAAATCTAAAGGGAAGTTTAACTTTTATTGGATTTATGGAATCTTAGCCGTTATTTTTATCGGATTACAATTTATTGGAGGTAACGACACTTCCAAAGAAACTAATTGGGGAGAGTTGAGAAATATGCTTCAAAATGAAGCTGTTGAAAAACTATCATTGGTTAACAAAGAAATTGCAGAAATATACATTAAGAAAGATAAGCTGCACGAATACACCGATAAGGATTCTAATAATTCTACAAGCACAAATTTTGCAGGTTCTTCTCCCGATTTTTATTATCAAATAGGATCGGTAGAAACATTTGAGCAACGCGTTCAGGAAGCTCAAAAAAACGTAAGTAACCCTGTATATATCACTAATGAAACACGTCAAGACTGGGGAAAAGATATTTTTGGTTGGGTTTTCCCGATTATTTTATTGGTTGGCGTTTGGTTCTTCATCATGAGGATGATGAGTAAAGGTGGAGCAGGTGGAGGTCAAATCTTCAATATAGGAAAATCTAAAGCACAACTGTTTGATAAAGAATCTGCTGTTAATGTTAATTTCAATGATGTTGCAGGTTTGGAAGAAGCAAAAGTTGAGGTGATGGAAATTGTAGATTTCCTTAAAAGCCCTAAAAAATATACCGATTTGGGAGGTAAAATTCCTAAAGGTGCTTTGCTTGTAGGCCCTCCGGGTACAGGTAAAACTCTTTTAGCAAAAGCCGTTGCGGGAGAAGCAAAGGTACCGTTTTTCTCTCTTTCAGGATCGGATTTTGTAGAAATGTTTGTGGGTGTTGGAGCATCACGAGTTCGTGATTTATTTAAACAAGCAAAAGAAAAAGCACCTTGTATTATTTTTATTGATGAGATTGACGCAATTGGTCGTGCTCGTGGTAAGAACGCAATGACAGGTGGTAATGACGAAAGGGAAAATACGCTAAATCAGTTACTTACAGAGATGGACGGCTTTGGAAGTAATGCCGGTGTAATTATTTTAGCTGCTACTAATCGTGCTGATGTCTTGGATAAAGCATTGTTGCGTGCAGGTCGTTTTGACAGACAAATTCTTGTAGAACTTCCGGATTTAATAGAACGTAAAGCTATTTTTGAGGTTCATATGAAACCTCTTACTGTTGGTAAAAATGTTGACCCCAACCTATTGTCAAGACAAACACCTGGTTTTTCAGGTGCTGATATTGCCAATGTTTGTAACGAAGCAGCACTTATTGCAGCTCGTAAAGAAAAGAAGGAAGTTGGAAAACAAGATTTTTATGATGCAATAGATCGTATAATTGGAGGATTAGAAAAGCGAAATAAAATAATTTCTAAACAGGAAAAAGAAGTTATTGCTTACCATGAATCGGGGCATGCCTCTGTTAGCTGGTTACTTGAGCATGCGCATCCTCTGGTAAAAGTTACAATTGTTCCTCGTGGAAAAGCTCTTGGTGCAGCCTGGTATTTACCGGAAGAAAGACAAATAACTACTTTTGAACAAATGTTTGACGAAATGATTGCCACTCTTGGTGGTAGAGCAGCCGAACAAGTAATTTTTAATAAGGTTTCAACCGGTGCATTAAACGATCTTGAAAAAGTAACACGTCAGGCTTTTAATATGGTGGCATATTTTGGTTTTAATGAAAAAATAGGAAATATATCATATTACGATTCTACCGGACAACAGGAATATCAATTTAATAAGCCGTTTAGCGAGAAAACAGCCGAAACTATTGATAGTGAAGTAAAGAAATTATCAGAAAAGGCTTATGCCGAAGCAATCAGAATCCTTGAGGATAATAAAGAAGGATTGCATAAATTGGCTAAAGTTTTAATAGAAAAAGAAGTAATTTTTCGCGAAGATCTTGTGGATGTGTTTGGAGAGCGTCCTTGGGATGAAGGCAAAGAACACTTTAGCTTACAAGAAGATAATAATGAACAGGAAGAAACGCCAAAAGAAAAAATAGAATTAGAAGCACCAAAAGAAAAAACAGAAAAGCCTAAAGAAGATTCTTCTTCCGAAGCTGCAAGCGAGTAA
- a CDS encoding MOSC domain-containing protein, with translation MQVVSVNISEKKGTIKVPVETIKLTYTGVDKDAHAGKWHRQVSLLAKESNEKFSRAVKRNVAYGEFAENITTEGIVLYKTVPGDRLIIGETELEITQIGKKCHGDNCAIFREIGSCVMPKEGIFARVIKKGIIRAGDKIQYIPKSA, from the coding sequence ATGCAAGTTGTATCTGTAAATATTTCGGAGAAGAAAGGGACAATAAAAGTTCCTGTTGAAACTATTAAATTAACCTATACGGGTGTTGATAAAGATGCCCATGCAGGAAAATGGCACAGACAAGTTAGTCTTTTAGCAAAGGAAAGTAATGAGAAATTTTCTCGTGCAGTTAAGCGTAATGTTGCCTATGGCGAATTTGCTGAAAATATAACTACCGAAGGTATTGTATTGTACAAAACCGTTCCGGGCGATCGTTTAATAATTGGCGAAACAGAGTTGGAAATAACACAAATTGGTAAGAAATGTCATGGTGATAATTGTGCTATTTTCCGAGAAATAGGTTCTTGTGTAATGCCAAAAGAAGGTATTTTTGCTCGCGTAATCAAAAAGGGGATTATCCGTGCCGGTGATAAAATACAGTATATTCCCAAAAGTGCTTAA